Proteins from one Mycobacterium sp. HUMS_12744610 genomic window:
- a CDS encoding IS3 family transposase — protein MIGEHLPDLEAATSTKRACELLGASRATLHRHRNPPPRPARRVRPEPLNKLTEAERQQILTVLRSEQYCDLAPAQVWARLLDDGVYLCSIRTMYRLLAIAGENRERRRQRTHPARKKPELIANAPNRVWSWDITKLQGPQRGIFYQLYVIIDIFSRYVVGWIIAEVEDGELAKAFIADTMARHGIARGQLALHADRGTSMTSKPVAQLLIDLGVDRSHSRPHVSNDNPYSEANFKTLKYCPAFPGRFGSIEDARAFCTTFFDYYNHEHRHSGVGLHTVVAS, from the coding sequence CTCCACCGCCACCGCAACCCACCACCACGGCCGGCACGGCGGGTGCGGCCCGAGCCACTGAATAAGCTCACCGAGGCCGAACGCCAGCAGATTCTGACGGTGCTGCGCTCAGAGCAGTACTGCGATCTGGCGCCGGCGCAGGTGTGGGCGCGACTGCTTGATGATGGTGTCTACCTGTGCTCGATTCGCACCATGTACCGGCTACTGGCCATTGCCGGGGAGAACCGCGAGCGGCGTCGCCAGCGCACCCATCCGGCGCGCAAGAAACCCGAGCTGATCGCTAACGCACCAAACCGGGTCTGGTCCTGGGATATAACGAAATTGCAAGGGCCACAACGGGGTATCTTCTATCAACTCTATGTGATTATCGACATCTTCTCGCGCTACGTCGTCGGCTGGATCATCGCAGAAGTTGAGGACGGTGAGTTGGCCAAAGCATTTATCGCCGACACCATGGCCCGTCACGGCATCGCCCGCGGCCAGTTGGCCTTGCACGCTGATCGCGGCACCTCGATGACCTCCAAGCCGGTCGCCCAGTTGCTGATCGACCTGGGGGTGGACCGCAGCCACAGCCGCCCGCACGTGTCCAACGACAATCCCTACTCGGAGGCTAATTTCAAGACCCTCAAGTACTGCCCGGCGTTCCCGGGCCGGTTCGGCTCGATCGAAGATGCCCGCGCCTTCTGCACGACATTCTTCGATTACTACAACCATGAGCATCGCCACAGCGGCGTGGGCCTACACACCGTGGTCGCGTCCTAA
- a CDS encoding IS256 family transposase, producing MPARVSPTDRVRAKIDELFASDRELPEILEEVARLGAQLLMQAALEAEVTEFLGRDRYQRAGATPDAQPGSRNGYRPVSVKTTAGPVTLERPKLRGTTTAFASRLFGKHVTKTNALESLVIASFVRGLSVRDVEATLADALGDQAAISKSTVSQVCQAIKTEYDTWAKRRLDEIVLDYLFLDASFFRMHPGSPAEPVLAAWGVSTDGKPVFVGLAPGSGESTDAWAGFLTDLTERGLSCPLLVVSDGARGLIAAIEQIFPAALRQRCLIHRLRNVLAKIPTGMQPEIRDGYWALFDTTAEADIEPGPRLVELIDARLDAFAARYGATYPAAMKILLTDREGLTAYLRFPAEHHHRIRHSNFIERTFGETRRRAKVIGRFPGETSCISIAWAVLDRASRGWRGLTMTPAGLRGLQDLRRSLLQPPQQLRPHPIPNAADSTTQTVSATA from the coding sequence GTGCCTGCACGAGTATCCCCGACCGATCGTGTCCGTGCCAAGATCGACGAGCTGTTCGCCTCGGATCGTGAGTTGCCTGAGATCCTCGAGGAGGTGGCCCGCCTCGGTGCGCAGTTGCTGATGCAGGCCGCGCTGGAGGCCGAGGTGACCGAATTCCTGGGCCGGGACCGCTATCAACGCGCCGGCGCGACGCCGGATGCCCAGCCTGGGTCGCGCAATGGCTATCGGCCGGTGTCGGTCAAGACCACCGCCGGCCCGGTCACCTTGGAGCGACCCAAGCTGCGCGGCACGACCACCGCATTCGCCTCGCGGCTGTTCGGCAAGCACGTCACCAAGACCAACGCGCTGGAATCACTGGTGATCGCCTCGTTCGTGCGGGGGCTATCGGTACGCGATGTCGAGGCCACCCTGGCTGATGCGCTGGGTGATCAGGCCGCGATCTCCAAATCGACGGTTTCGCAGGTCTGCCAGGCGATCAAGACCGAGTACGACACCTGGGCCAAGCGCCGCCTCGACGAGATCGTGTTGGACTACCTGTTTTTGGATGCGTCGTTTTTCCGGATGCATCCCGGCTCGCCGGCCGAGCCGGTCCTGGCCGCCTGGGGGGTGAGCACCGACGGCAAGCCCGTCTTCGTCGGCTTGGCGCCGGGCTCGGGGGAATCCACTGATGCCTGGGCCGGTTTCTTGACCGACCTGACCGAGCGGGGGCTTTCGTGTCCGCTGCTGGTCGTCTCCGATGGCGCCCGCGGTCTGATCGCCGCGATCGAGCAGATCTTCCCGGCGGCGTTGCGGCAACGCTGCCTGATTCATCGACTGCGCAATGTTTTGGCCAAGATCCCCACCGGGATGCAGCCAGAGATCCGCGACGGCTACTGGGCCCTCTTCGATACCACCGCCGAGGCCGACATCGAGCCCGGACCGCGGCTGGTCGAACTCATCGATGCCCGGCTGGACGCGTTCGCTGCCCGCTACGGCGCCACCTACCCGGCGGCGATGAAGATATTGTTGACCGATCGTGAGGGCTTGACCGCCTATCTGCGGTTCCCGGCTGAGCATCATCACCGTATCCGGCACTCGAATTTCATCGAGCGCACCTTCGGCGAAACACGGCGCCGAGCAAAGGTTATCGGACGTTTCCCCGGCGAGACCAGCTGCATCAGCATCGCCTGGGCCGTGCTCGACCGGGCATCTCGCGGCTGGCGCGGACTGACCATGACACCGGCCGGGCTGCGCGGACTCCAAGACCTACGCCGCAGCCTGCTGCAACCACCCCAGCAACTGCGACCCCACCCCATCCCCAACGCCGCCGACAGCACCACCCAAACCGTCAGCGCCACCGCGTAA
- a CDS encoding IS5 family transposase (programmed frameshift), whose product MSRLQVLSDEMWALVEPLMPVASAKGGRPFRDHRTVVEAIIWRYRTGSPWRDLPEQFGAWKTAWRRHDQYSKDGTWDAILGALLTVAADADLIDWAVSVDSTVNRAHQHATKTSRATQGAPSNYKNLSEEPADHGIGRSRGGLSTKIHHLVDGAGMPLVVLTAPGQAGDAPMFPILMGHLKVASSKPGRPRTRPDKVRGDKAYSSKAIRELLRSKGITAVIPQPDDQIANRRRRGKNGGRPPAFDVEDYKGRNVVERGFQRCKQWRGIATRYDKHNLNYRGGVVLNAVVAWLKRLRDTP is encoded by the exons ATGTCGCGGTTGCAGGTGTTGTCCGATGAGATGTGGGCTCTGGTTGAGCCGTTGATGCCAGTGGCTTCGGCCAAGGGCGGCAGGCCGTTTCGTGATCACCGCACGGTGGTCGAGGCGATTATCTGGCGGTATAGGACCGGCTCGCCGTGGCGCGATCTGCCCGAGCAATTTGGCGCGTGGAAGACCGCGTGGCGCCGTCATGACCAGTACAGCAAAGACGGCACGTGGGACGCGATCTTGGGTGCATTGCTCACCGTCGCCGCCGACGCCGATCTGATCGACTGGGCGGTCAGCGTCGATTCCACGGTCAACCGGGCGCATCAGCACGCCACGAA AACCTCCCGCGCGACACAGGGGGCACCATCGAATTACAAGAATTTGTCCGAAGAGCCGGCTGACCACGGCATTGGCCGTTCCCGCGGCGGGCTGAGCACCAAAATCCATCACCTCGTCGATGGGGCAGGGATGCCTCTGGTAGTCCTGACTGCGCCCGGCCAGGCCGGCGATGCCCCGATGTTTCCGATCCTGATGGGCCACCTGAAGGTGGCCAGCAGCAAACCGGGTCGCCCGCGTACGCGTCCGGACAAAGTTCGCGGCGACAAGGCATACTCGTCGAAAGCCATCCGCGAACTGTTGCGTAGTAAGGGCATCACAGCGGTGATCCCGCAGCCCGATGACCAGATTGCCAACCGGCGGCGCCGAGGAAAAAACGGCGGGCGCCCACCAGCCTTTGATGTCGAGGACTACAAGGGTCGCAACGTCGTTGAACGCGGATTTCAACGCTGCAAGCAATGGCGCGGAATCGCCACACGATACGACAAGCACAACCTCAACTACCGCGGCGGCGTTGTCCTCAACGCGGTCGTCGCCTGGCTCAAACGGTTACGGGACACGCCCTAG